A stretch of Bacteroidales bacterium DNA encodes these proteins:
- a CDS encoding arsenate reductase ArsC: protein MKILILCTGNSARSQMAQGFLQSFDPNLEVRSAGTEPASKVNPNAVKAMKEAGIDISDHTPTLVDQYLDAQWDYVITVCDHANETCPAFLGQVRHRLHMGFEDPAAATGTEEEILNKFREVRNQIEQEFKQLYATKIKQGDH, encoded by the coding sequence ATGAAAATCCTTATTTTATGTACCGGCAATTCTGCCCGCAGCCAGATGGCCCAGGGCTTTCTGCAATCGTTCGATCCCAACCTGGAGGTGCGTTCGGCAGGCACGGAACCGGCTTCGAAGGTGAATCCCAATGCTGTAAAAGCCATGAAGGAGGCTGGCATCGACATCAGCGATCATACACCCACCCTGGTGGATCAATACCTGGATGCTCAGTGGGACTATGTGATCACCGTTTGTGATCATGCCAACGAGACCTGTCCGGCCTTTTTGGGCCAGGTCAGGCACCGGCTTCACATGGGCTTTGAAGACCCGGCAGCAGCCACCGGAACAGAGGAGGAAATTCTCAACAAATTCAGGGAAGTGCGCAACCAGATTGAACAGGAGTTTAAACAACTCTATGCAACAAAGATCAAACAGGGTGATCACTGA
- a CDS encoding winged helix-turn-helix transcriptional regulator: MVLAKNELFDQQEQQCSGLFKALGHPARIQILKYLAATKTCISGDISKELPLGRTTVNQHLQELKKAGLIQGHISGRKTSYCLDPAGVEALKQATDRLLADIDIGENLNCD; this comes from the coding sequence ATGGTACTGGCAAAAAACGAATTGTTCGATCAACAGGAGCAGCAGTGCTCGGGTCTTTTCAAAGCCCTGGGCCATCCGGCAAGGATCCAGATCTTGAAATACCTGGCTGCGACCAAGACCTGTATATCAGGTGACATCAGCAAAGAGCTACCCCTGGGAAGGACCACGGTGAATCAGCACCTGCAGGAGCTCAAAAAGGCGGGCTTGATCCAGGGGCACATTTCAGGCAGGAAAACAAGCTATTGTCTTGACCCGGCCGGGGTAGAGGCTCTCAAACAGGCCACGGACCGGTTGCTGGCTGATATTGATATCGGGGAGAATTTGAATTGTGATTAA